A stretch of DNA from Pleurodeles waltl isolate 20211129_DDA chromosome 3_2, aPleWal1.hap1.20221129, whole genome shotgun sequence:
CATCAGTGAAAATGCACCTGGATGACTGGAAAACCAAGACAATGATGTAGACTAGTTAACTCAGAGACCCATAGGTAGGGGTGGAGCTGTCAGGTGCAGTGGTCCCAGGGCTCAGGATTGCCAGTGGCACACTGCATGCCAATATGGCTCTTCTTTGATACCGAGTTCGGGGAGGTACGGgccccattttccttgtttgcattagggcccatgaGCCCCTGCAGAGCATGCTTATGCCACATGTCTTTGGAAGGAGCCCAAGTCCTGCGGACATCGCTGTGGCACCATGAGGGTAAGGGCAATTACTAGCTGTCCAAGGCAGGAGCCTGGGGTATCACTGGTCTGCTCCTCATTCGTGAGTTAGAGAAAGGGTAAACAGCTAACACTCAGAGTCGGACAGTGACGAGACAAGCAGTGTGCTGACAGGGGATGTTGGTGTTCCCCTGTCACCAAATATATCAAGTTCCCACCACTTTGTGGTGGTCCTTGTTGGCCACCCAGTCTGCAGCAGACTGCAATCCCCGTGGCCTCCTTTCTACTCCCCAAATTCGTCCCCTGCTGAAGGACGCCTGTCCCCAGCACTTTAGTGAAATTGTTCAATGTGCATCATGGAATCTTGCCCTGCTGCAGCCTATGCCATACCAATGGTGTCTGCGATAAATGATGCTCTGCTGCTACCAAGTACAAGGGAAGCCTACACTGTACTTGTGTCATGTGTGTAATATGTTTATGTTCGTACAGAAGAAGCTTGCAGTGTCGTTCCTGTTCTTTATGGGCAAgatcagtgctgctgtgacccttcTCTACCTACCTATTTAGCATTTGTTactgaagctttcactgctgctgcaaTGCTACTTCCTTTATGTGGATATCCTACGCTCTGTTGTTTACTCTGCTGTACGTTTTCTGTATGTGAGAGAAGTTTTTCTTTCTGCCTGTCCAGTGCCGCATCGCAccatccgctcctctgctgcaggcagaggctcccagcctaccctgtggccaatccggacgctgctcagagcagcatcaggactggctgtGAGTGCTtgaccagggtgctcccaggcagactgggagcctgtgcatgctctctccagcctggcaactgtgttgcttggctggagagagcctactgcgcatgtgtgtttggccggcccaagacaaccggccaaacatacatgcgcactgagggggagtgatgcacactccccctcagtgctcgtcacagcctgtgatCCCGCCCCtttcaccaaaaaacaataataaacacagtttattatcgttttttggtaaaaggtttgcagctgctagtGGCGGGGGAGTTTGGGGCACGTTGATGCTACGTTCCCTCATTACAAATGGACAATGAATTTACTTACTCTTAGGTCACAAtgatgtgagggaagcttgcattgataAACAATTTTTGCTTCTGCAATGGGGGTAAAAGTAGTCCCTTTGTGGAGCCACCGATTTGCCCAACTGGAGCTACGTATTAGATCTGCTTCTGAATACACATAATGCACTGTGGTTATTCCTTTTCAGAAATATCCTGATTAGTTCCAGAGCGAAGCAGAATATCCACAGCAAATACTGAGTTCACACATTCAAGCTCAAAATAGCTGAAAATTCAATTTCACCTTAATCCATTGAGGCATGCAAATCACATTAAGAAATGTCTGAAGGTTTGAAAAGTTGTCAAGCCTCACACACGTTGCCAGTACCCTACCTGGTGAATTTCTACCTTTTGATTGAATCCTTTCTAATTTTGCTTGTTTAAAGATTACCTAGTTGGGAGGTTCTAAATTTGCATTTTATGCAGATAAAATGCATTTCGTCCCTTGTCTGTTTTCAAGGCCTCTGTGCTAAAAGTTTAATTCTAAATTGAACAAACCACAGGATGAAGATGGgctgcaaacagtgcacattcacaGGAACATTCAGGATAGTCATCGCTAGTGTTTAGAGCTTGCTACGCATAGTTTACACTGTGAACACACCTTATGGAAGGCATTCTCTGtttctctttttaaaaacaaaGCACTAGTAATCGCAGGTTGTTTAGACCATGGCAAAAATGTTATTCCACTGGTGTAATATTGCGTAATTTCCAGCAGATCACGTTACAGTTATTATgcgaaattccccaaattatgccCCATTGCGTAATTTCAAGTCCGTTCTGGTAGGCATCTTATTGCAGCAGTAGAGCATCAATGCAGAGGAACGGATCGTGACCGGCTGTTGCTCCCATCAATTGTTTTTTCCATTAGCTTTTTGGCATGAAATTAATCCATGTACAGAACATTGGTGTGAGTATGCAGTTCATGCTAATATTGCACTAAAATCCAGATTTGTGTATGCTGCATAGTtttgttaaatgttgtgtctttttcaGAAATTTCGTGTAATTACGTAAAATGAAAttattcaaatttcacatgtaactgtgcacattgttcacttatttttctgtcagATTCCCATCTTATAAAGACTCTAAACATGCAATGAAGagaagtgtgtgcatgtatgtaggtgGTAATTGGAAAACACAAGACTTAGCTGAAAGGCGTGAGATGTGCACATCATCAAATGCAACGAGTGCAGgggagtagtaggaagggatacctttaatcaccatattaaaagtgacagttgtcccgccccccggaaatgacgtcatatccggtggctgggacttccggtgtcccagaaagccctccccggaagtgacgtgcatgggggtgtcactgggtttgtgaacacgtgttgttggctggtagagccacccttttttttttttttgttttttttttgaaatgttgcatataaggagctggttagaaccggctgtcaaaccgcaaaccagggctgaatcagtttgccaaggcgctatgaagagatacaatccgatcgccagaaaagccgtctcctcaggggccctgaacactattggtagatattaccggaccctcgcccctcgtacgatggatgagaatgcacaacagggtgtcccagacacccgggataccgatgttacaggttttcaagaggaactttgccatcggcttgaaaagcttgacctcaaggatgtgtcgcccttgatatcccctattaagggggccggcagtgacagcgatgtctcgaaagatggattaagcggggcatctaacgtcgtagacattgaagttgaagaatgtgtaccacccccgaattcgcccatctatgaagacatgggcttccaggaggaccccgaggcaGAGGCCTTTATTTTACAACCGTCAGGTGTGAGTTCAGGCGCTGTTtctgccccaatggacctctgcgactcccaagatttcagaggagcctctgagtgtgaagcgaatgctgaggttagtaaagacattttttattttatttttttatgcctgtatactctaatgtcatacttttaactaataatgtgtcttgtgctttctgtttgaaccctagaacataacagaagaaagagagcctctagaagggtcagctccaaaggttaacaccgtaaattttttctgcttatgctgttccagacagtctgaaagtattacaagccagaacaaagagcctcgtaagaaatgtgtttgcacctacactagccacgatcttgaaaaggaagctccgggtgtaccctgtgacaccatatggccggttaaaggctttgcagctgccgttgtgaacgcttgtgttaaaagggattattatgacctttgctacgggcataaaattaatgaccctcaacaggaggctcacgaatgtctatacgatgcatacactgcaagaacaattcgtcacgtttgtaaccggatagacacttatcgggtatataagctgttaagggttgtgtatgggctgtctgctgtgaagaaaagtgtccactgtgacatgatgaaggtcttggctgcggctgtccttgagatccgatacgctgcagagCCATGCTCAATTCTTTTAATGGGTATTTGTGGGGTTCGTGtgctatgtatttgtattttttttcgcGTGagcgcacttattttgtggggtgtaATGGTGCTGCCTAATTTGTACAGGATGAATCTTATGTTGAGCATTTACATGAGTTTCTGATgatctgcactcattttgtgggatggcgacgtggcttaatttgtacttgtaggttctggggctatgtatctgtcggtatttttgagggtctgcacttattttgtaggGTTGCACCAAGGTTTAATTTGTACTTGCCATTTCAGGGTCTGTGTATGGGCatatatttttgagggtctgcacttattttgtgggctgATGGCCATGTTTAATTTGTACTTATGGGTTCTTGTGTTATGCACTTGTATGTATTTTGATGATCTGCACTCATTTTGCAGGATGGCGGCGGGGCTTAAGTTGTACTTGTATGTTCAAAGGCTGTGTAAGGGCATGtattttttgagggtctgcacttattttcacGGGGTGTGGGGTAGTGCCTAATTTGTACAgggcactcatttttttttttttttccttggggtGTATTTATTGTTCTATGTATATCaggattctgtgttcacacatttaatggcGGCAGTCTTATGTTTAAGAGGTGAGCTTTTGGGGGgcatagttattaattttagagctcagcgCCATGAGTTTCGGggtgcagagctctaaaattaataactatgcTCCAAGGAGTCAACCAGCGCTCTGGGGGGCCCATGATATGAACTTTTCGGCGCGGCTCTCAAGAGACTGCGATGCCTCTTGAGAGCCGTGCCGAAATGTTCATATCAAGGGCTCCCCAGAGCCATCCTGCGCTCTGGGGGCCATCGTATTTAAGTTATCAAAACTGTTCTCAGAGGCCTCGaggtctctgagagcagttttgtaAAGTTAATCACGAGGGCCCCAGAGCCGTCCTGCGCACTGGGGCCCGCGTATTTAACTTCGCAAAACTGCTCTGAGAGGTCGTAGGTCTCTCAGAGCAGTTTTGCTAATTTAATCACGCGGGTCCCCTGAGCCGTCCTGCGCTCTAGAGACCGGcgttattaacttagcaaaacgGTTCTCAGAGTCCTAGcggcctctgagagcagttttgctgTGTTAATAACGCCGATCCCCGAGGCTGTAAACGCCCGGAGACAGCGTTATCAAGTTAGCAGATCTCTTCTCGGAGGTTGCGCTGCCTCCGAGAAGAGATCTGCTAACTTGATAACGAGGTCTCCGAGCGGCTACAGCCTCGGAGACCTCGCATGTCTGCATTAACAcagcggctctcagaagccgctggggaacaccccagcggcttctgagagccgcgttgaaggtttaattagagagaatgtCGCGCGTGTTTCAGCgcggcattctctctaattaaaccttCTGACCGGCTCACAGAGACCTCGGGGTGTTCCCTGGGGTCTCTGAGAGCCGGTCGCTTGCGTCAAAGTGCAGCAATAGTTTAAAATGTTTAGTAATAGCGCGTGGGCGCCAttactaaacattttaaaatgcgtttaaaaaaaaataaggagtAATGGCGGGAGGCCAGGTTCGGTGGGATCCTGACCTCTCGCGCTTGGGCCCTAGGGCCCGTacatatataaatgaaaaaataaagtaatagcgttttgggggccttgggattggggaCCCCAAGGTCCCttagggcaacattttttttttttttttttttaaataaaaataaggcCTGTGTGGCCTTGAGGGCCCTGAACAGGAGGCCCAGAGCTCCCCAGGTCTCCATGGGGCagcctttttaaataaaaaataaaataaaaatatatatggcaAGTGTGACCCTGGGGTTTAGGAGACCCTTGGGGCCTAGAAGGTTGTTTTTAaatcacacacattaaaaataaaagatgttgaaatcaataaaaaataataatgattaaaaaataactatccctgctaaaagcttttcagacccctcaagtaccccagcccactcaccttagttcaggatggctttggatctgattttgttgccttgaaaaaacccaggacctcacacatgttgcatccacatccggccattttctttttcttttaaaacaaagactgtgtggtgttggaattggctcagctaggagtttagactgagctccgcccccacacatggttcacagccttgttcagctaaggtgaaaaccaggcctggatcctaggatccactttccagtctatgtcttatagagacagtcctagaggtagtattatgcaagagcgcccccatgtggaatttgtttattaaaccgtgtatagtttttgagaaaagttttacagttgtcaatatgtatttatacttacagaacatagggattcaacaatttgaatcttgatagatacattttttaaaaaaaaaatttttttttttatttatatatattttttttttatttattattatttttttattttttttaaatttatttttaattttttttttttttttctttttgtcctacccttgttgtgcttttatgaagggttcggaCGTAGAAGCTGAATTATGGTATGTttaaaggtaaatctgtctctcttgtacacaggactgtcaacagtctggggaaccccctgtgcaaatggagaccgtgcagcaaggtgagttacaggcccttggtcgttctgaacgacgttgtcaggaatgttatttttttattttacttctaatgggcacccatgtgtttgcataggttatgatgcagaactcaggtgcgcgcttgcctctctccaacaaatccttcatgttcaagatgggtcaaacaccttgtcacaggctaacgttactgcaggtaaatattagggttctttttgtaaccctctctgaaaacctaacaagccctacaatcagacctatatttggtcatcatagtgagttcgtatagtctatgtattatcttgtatgtgtaacattattttttatgttttttatcccgaggggtccctgtggatgaagcgatccggaatttggatgcaaagcttaaaagccagccccgcaaaaggaagtcccctggttctaaggacggcccgcccattaagaagggcccctcaagccggaaaaaccatggtgagtttaagaaaatgtagagtttggtgtatacagtgcagcgtgtgtctaaacgtctttccgacccataggtatagccgctctaactagccctaatctatattttgctatctttacgtcctagaatcatcacaccagagctccggagacgccgGCCCTCAGCCTAAGCCGCGGATGTCATCTTTAAAGGTCTACACTGGGACGGTTCAAAACCCCACAAAGTCATCGGTACTCGTGAGCCAACCCGAGCACCGAGACCCGCCTTGCAACATCTCCACATCCGTCGCTCCTGGACCAGGTACAACTCATAACGACACCACATCATCCATCATAAAGGGAATACCTAGTACAGCgggcacttctgcaacaactatcccggGTTTGGGGTGTGACCATCCGGACATTATCGTTCTTACAACACCAAGCGCCCAACTGATTGCACCTTGTGAagcctctggagggtccccaaaacagtgcagcaaccctaaaataaatcggctgtccttaaagaatcgtaggaagaagttccagaaccctgagcaacaatctgggcctctagacctgtcttttaaaaattttgttaaggtacaaccggctccccctagggcccagagttctaataccggcGTGTCTGGCCTCGACCTAACCTCTccagggtgtacaactatccccgctgtgttatgtgacccctccatggaaaatgatcaccctgcagaggatccctactcccactgtatagagcttcttaaggctctagctggtactacccaaagttctgaagccccggcatccccatgtctgatgtcccccgatacacccccgggggcatacgaccccaccagtcctgcgccaagtgcccgtgcgcaatggtcttcaccatcatcatcaatataccccgacagcagtatagggtgtagcggaacgcaaaatcagagttttggaacaccctcgagcgatgatcagggctctcaaactcctggatgttcacactggaatcctgtttttacgtcccgctctgatCCCTCAGCAGTGATTGGGGGTGATAACAACGTCCGCTGTCCTATAACTGGGgatgctcagggagttggcaatcacccctctagtgtcacaagtactggccttgaaacaaacctttcaagccgggctagagttctagacaactacgttaaagaaatccatcattcgttcagacagttaaaatgccaactccgtctaaaaactttaaaactatgtaagaacgacggtaatagaggggcatccagagctagcataaaggctttaaaacagctgatggctcggtgtagaaacacaatggcccaaacttgcgcttcaacaattgtggccatgggtaacatcccgtcatgactaggtgagcgtacatacccggggaatgttagaactacatttaccagtacaggggaccataggtctaaatatgaaaagaagccccagcacctgcttagtagagctctaagagttttacgagcgctcaatagtcagaggtcatgtcaacccccaagccctgcacccataagacctcaaaatatagagttaggaggtgctgctgGTCTTTACAGGCcgtctgggggtggcggtccgagccgtctcagccttaagcagtctggaggagccccgtccgaagtcggtgtagtgtcagtgtcaccatttgtaaacaagccagacattgttcagatcggcgggggtcgtttaccaaaaaccagatgggcccataagaagccagagtggcttggtagctctagaaaacgcaagctggtaataaaaaagttaaagaaagccagactctgcgttaccagaaggtctaaaaacacacctacatctaaccacacccctgggagctctccaacaacccgtaattctcaaactgaggcttcagaaccagtttttatggaaagtgtgagacggtatagtcgtgttgtagagcggtttaacgctacagaacactatgaggagtttaggttcgttaacctagatcgcctacactcctcagatcatggcatcatagctatacatcaggctgtgcaaacgctgatcgaacgattgttacacgatgtgggtcctaatgatttctttcagatgcgttttcagggacagggtctcaatagtcccctgttcaccagacggtcatctcgggatgtgtttgacgctgtaacgtttttagaaaacctatctaaacttttacagagcaaggctgaattactggcgtacgggtcctttagaatcatctccctcgttgttagggggcgcgaggggggtgcttccagagccttaaagagcgttatgtacagtaaaatcattgacaagaaatcacgatggttgctcgattttaataccggagctaccaacatgtgtctggccgcaagcattgcaggcttattgatggaccgctctaccccagacgccgtcattatggcgatggctgtagcagcacatgaggcgcttcagataccgactgacaaaatggtcggttttggggatctgggactttttgagaatcacttcgccgtgacggttaaagttctataccatgcaggttcttggaagtacttcactaccaatgaaggtgtgaaaaacaagaccgtgtatgtgctacaccatgaaaaccacttttacggtgtcttgaacctgaagggttttctaggcgccaagtatgtgtgtgagcattgcgatcacatatacaacaaccggaccaaacaccagtgtgaattacactgtaaaatgtgtcagagggacggttgtgtcaatgacaatgctctgaaagtgaactgtccaacgtgcaagctgttttgtcggtcgcaagactgcttaaacacgcacataggcctcgcccaatgtgttcttaaagccgactgtgggacttgcggccgttataaacctgtcgatcacaaatgtgaaggtatgcagtgccctaggtgtacagctccttttatagccggaacaacccatgagtgttacatgctcagaagtcactaccagaaaaaaacagaagactatatcgtatttgacatagagtgtacgcaagagacgggggtgcaccaaccaaactatatttacgcccaccatctaaccggtgatgggagctgggagtttgaaggtcgggcttgcgtgaatgatttcctcctcacatttatgcaaccccgataccaggattatacatttctggctcacaactccaaagcatatgattcttttttcattatcagggacctgatacatgaaaagcttcccgttagtctcataacccaaggttccaaactaatgctgcttaaggttgtgccttttgacattaggttcatagacaccttgaattttctgcccatgaagttgagcaaactgccaaaagcctttgggtttgaaggctgtaaaggttatttcccacacttttttaacacatgggctaatcagaattacttcgggcctatgcctccgcccgacagttatggttgcgattatatgatgccctctgaaaaagagagttttctacagtggtacgatgaaaaccgtgaaaaacggtttcatttccaaactgaattgagagcatactgtcaggcggacgttatgatattgcgaaaagcatgcaacctattcagagatgttgtggtggcgatGACGAAGCGGGTCGTGTTTATTGAAACCGATCCGTGCGagcgtgaaaaaaaaataactgtatacctggacccatttcaaaacattactctggcttcaatgtgcatgtctatttataaacacatgtttttaaggtctgaaactatcgccttaataccacctgacctctataacggcaagcagaaacgttactccacaccttctattcagtggctcatgtacgtctctgcgaatgagagcatcttcattcagcacgctttgcagggcggcgaataccgtctaggccgctactatctagacgggtatgcattaattaacggtgttccaacggcctttgagttcaacgggtgtttttaccatggttgccctcagtgttacaaaccccatgaatttaatagactgcagggcaccacgtttgaacatctgtaccgccggactctggcaaaggcgcagtatattgagagttgtgggtttgttctgagaactctctgggaacatgattgggtaactgagctatcgaaagatggcgcactgagcacttttattaagagccagcagctaccttcaccgctggagccccgtgacgccttattcggcggccgtacaaacgccattcaattgtaccgtgtagctggccctggtgagaaaatacattactacgacttcactagtctgtatccatttgtgaacaaggtgaagttgtaccctgtgggccaccctacaattgtatacaggaactttaaacctctcaaagagtactttggaatcattaagtgtcagattcaccctccgcggaaactttactttccggtgctcccttatagagtcgacggtaagctaatgttccccctatgccgtacctgcgctgaaagtaaacagcttagcgaatgtcggcatagtgatgagcagaggctgctggaagggacttggtgtaccattgaggtgcagacggccctagagaaagggtatcgtcttggtaaaatcctggaagtctggcactttccaaatacaacaacacagctcttttctgagtacataaacttgtttcttagagacaagcaggaggcctcggggtatccagaatggtgtgtcgatgagccctcaaagaaaaagtatatcgctgattacaaagctcgc
This window harbors:
- the LOC138286746 gene encoding uncharacterized protein — translated: MLFFYFTSNGHPCVCIGYDAELRCALASLQQILHVQDGSNTLSQANVTAGVPVDEAIRNLDAKLKSQPRKRKSPGSKDGPPIKKGPSSRKNHESSHQSSGDAGPQPKPRMSSLKVYTGTVQNPTKSSVLVSQPEHRDPPCNISTSVAPGPGTTHNDTTSSIIKGIPSTAGTSATTIPGLGCDHPDIIVLTTPSAQLIAPCEASGGSPKQCSNPKINRLSLKNRRKKFQNPEQQSGPLDLSFKNFVKVQPAPPRAQSSNTGVSGLDLTSPGCTTIPAVLCDPSMENDHPAEDPYSHCIELLKALAGTTQSSEAPASPCLMSPDTPPGAYDPTSPAPSARAQWSSPSSSIYPDSSIGCSGTQNQSFGTPSSDDQGSQTPGCSHWNPVFTSRSDPSAVIGGDNNVRCPITGDAQGVGNHPSSVTSTGLETNLSSRARVLDNYVKEIHHSFRQLKCQLRLKTLKLCKNDGNRGASRASIKALKQLMARCRNTMAQTCASTIVAMGNIPS